One Echeneis naucrates chromosome 4, fEcheNa1.1, whole genome shotgun sequence genomic window, aaaacaGAAGCATGCAGTGTTCCTATACAGGGGGCTAAATGGTCAAAACGAGCTCAAATCAAATTGGTCTAGTGAGCTTGGACTAGTCACTGCCCTCTGAGCAGCTGCCGTCGTACCTGGGCAATAAGACAAAAGCGAATGTGACTCATGAAcccatttatttaaatacaacacagacacacttgcaTTACAATTACGTTCTGAACTTGAGGCAATCAAGAGCCAAGTTCTAATCCTCTTGTATAATAAACAGAGTTTATCCATAAAACCATCCTTAAATCTGCAGGGTTAAAGTCTACAAAATGTCTCCAGTGTTTTATTCTAGCAGTACAAGTAAGACAGCACCATCTAGTTTAAGCCTAAAcgagttttctttttaaaacaaatgtagaAAGCTGCTGAGAACAAATGAAGATTTGTTGAATTATCTTTGTTCCATTTATGCAGTTAAAATACAATTTCTATATAGCAgatgcttcatttaaaaataattatttaatacTTCATTTTAAGGATATTGTtaaaacttgtgttttgttggtGAAGTGATTCGTTTCTTATTAATTCATGCTGTTAaaatctttttgtctttcacctttttttattacattgtattcttttctgttgtttcaaaaCACTTCAAGaacattaatattaaattaaagttatttTCTGGACCTACAtttagcactttttttttttttaaatccctgaCCAAAACGTAAATTAACCAAGGACAAATGCAGCAGCTAATTGGAATGAGATGGGCATCCTCCACTCCTTTTATCCTTTGGATGTTTGGTGAGCATATCTCCCAACTATGTAAAGGAACAGACACCGGATGGATTTTCTAATGAGAGGactttcaatatttttatttttttttaaagcaagcaCATATCCTGCCCATAAACAAAGATCAACAGGTGGACATAAAAACCAATGACCTCTGTCTTGACTGTCATATCATGAAGTACATGAGAGTTAATTACGATCATTTACTGTCACCCCACCCGTGGATGCCTCATATGTTCAGTAAAGTTACTCTGACAcaccacagtcacacagaggTAGTTCTACTGGGTGTCTATATAGATATGtatattatgtgtgtgtatccctAACCTTGCTCCAGTGGCGGTGATCCTCAACACTGTCAATAGACAGGGCAATCATTTTCACACCTCGTTTCTTAAACTCATCGCTGATCCTGGCAGCACAGGCCAGCTCAGTGGTGCAGACGGGAGTGAAGTCCTTCGGGTGGGAGAACAGGATACCCCACCTGCAGCGGAAGAGAAGAACACAGTAATGAGGTCTTTGTTCTACTCAACACTTTGTAGCCCTGAAACCCCTTTCATAAGCTCCAttaggaaaactgaaaataaggTGATTGGCATCCAACAACCTGCGTAAATCTTTTACTCTTGGGAAGCTTGtacaaaaagatttttatgGACTGGCTATTTGTGTCCCCTGAGACACAAGCTTAACTAACTGCGCACACAATATAAACCAAATGCAGGACAAAGTAACTAATTTGAGAGTTGGTGCGcttatttttccattaaagaCAGAGTCCAAATACTGATAAAAGGAGGAGCACAAGACAAAGGAGCTGAGGAAGAAATGTctgagggaagaaaagaaagaacattcACAGTCTGTGGAGGAAATTCCAGCAGAAGCACCAGGTGTCTAAGTAATCTGCTGGATTCAAACTCAAAGACATCAAGTCCAGCTGCACTGCAGTGAGAATGGACAATGCATTTACCAAGGAGCTAGGCCAACTGTAAGACAGAAGACAGTTTTCCTTCCAAAACATCACttctgctttattattattattattattattccaatgcattttgtattttcattttagaatGAGTCATCTCAAATATATCACAaagcttctccctcattttaCTGTCTTGAGTGTGTTGCAATATATTGTCACATGAGGTGGAGGCACAAGAGGACCATTGTGATCACTTCATCCATGAATGACTGGAACAAAAGTTTTCTCAAGGGGAACATGCTGGAATGATGGAAGTATGATAGGAAGTTgtgaaaaaaaagcaacaaaaaaaaaatatataaataaaaaacaaaaaacctctgGTAACGCTTGAAAACTACGACATACACATAGGTGGGGTCCAATAGTCATCTGGAAAACTCAAAGATATCAGCTTTTAGGAATGTCACAGGAGTTTCTCAACTTGAAGATTATACCAAGAAGTAGATTACACTGCCATTAATGTGTTGCAATACTTGACTAATCATGCAACGTCCAAGACAAGGAAACAGATGTATTCTCTAacaactttgtttctttttcaaatataaattttgAACCAAGATAATGGTAGTAAGGATGCAACTAACAATTATTCCCATTACTGATTAatcttttgttgttgctttttttcacTAATTAGAACCATTTGTTGAAGGCATTTTTAGGTATAACCAGAGAACAAGCCAGTGTCGAAACTATCGATTAAAAAGAAATCTGGTCATATTGTATGCATTATCTCTTTTGTCCTAATGGTGTAGAGGTCAGCCAAGGCTAAAACGCTTCCACATCAGAGCCGATGCCAGCGTTTGATGCAACCACTGAAGCAGATTTCAAAGTTCACACAATGGAGGCCTTGTCTTGGCTGTGATTCCACCTAAATAATGAAGGGGCCTGAGAAAACACTGCATTCGTTGCTTAACACTGAACCACAAAAGTGAAACCAAAAATTAACCAAGTTTGCTGCCTGAACCTTTTGTAGCCTGCAGCTAAAATAGGTCTGTTGTTAAtcatttcccagtttgggatcaataaagtaaatctatCTACCTTTCTCTATGTTTTGGTcttgaaaaaacacaaagattcTGCATCGCTTGAAAATTACAATTGATAAAGTATGGGTTTAATACTACTATAAATAATGTACCACAATGTTTTTCTCCTTATCTAACAGTCATGCTTGTGTAACCATGAAAATCAGCCAGCAGGTGTCCAATCTCACTCAAATGAGTCTGAGACCTGACTGATCTTGATCACACGTCCTGGCTTTGAGTTTAAAATCAATCCGGAAGGAGCCAGGTCTTCAGTCTGACTGCAGGACTGTGACAAACCCGCCTGACGTGGCTCAGTGACGAGTTGCATCGTTTCAAACATTTCCCAGGACgctacagtaaaaaaaaaaaatagataaacatATGAGCGCATTGCACACGGAGCCTGCGCACTTACGAGCCTCCCAGAAAGTCATGAAATTTGATTCTGCCGATGGTGGTGTCGGCCTCGAAGTTGGGGAACTCGTCTCCCAGCAGAAGTCCAGGCATGATCGGGATCAGGTCCTCTCTAATGTCTCAGAGAAATGGAaacagtctgtccttcagtccagcGAGCCGCTTCTCAAGAACCGACCCGGATAGGGAGGGGCCAACGTCAGTGACGCAACCCATCAACCAATCAGAGACAAGATACAAAACgatgttcttttcttttaccaATTTTATTAACCAAACTAACAACTGATGAGTTAGATTTAACAGAGTGGTGTaaagaacaaatcaaatcataattTTTCGTTTTATAACTTGCATATATAAGTGAAACACGCATTtcaggggtaaaaaaaaaaaaaaaacatccgaGACGTAATATCAAATGTACCATCCTCTGGTTAAATGATCAGCTAACAGAATTATAGACAGTAAAGATGAACCTAAACTGTGATCTGTACTATTTACtagaaatcaaataaatttggtgttatattttgtttaccTTAGAACATTAAATAGACTAtgctatatttttttctatttccgAAGCCCTGGTAAACAGTATTCCTCTGACAATAAACCTCCATCATTAAAAACATACTAGTGACCCACACTGTTCGTTGTTTGTATACCCATGCCCAGATTTCAGAGTTAGTGTCCAAGAGGGACACACATATAATAtgaaatgtatgtttaaaaaatagAATGTATTAATAATACACTGTTAAAACTAAAactcaaataaatgaatttactCCTGTTTTGTTAATTTccttattttctttcatattaGACTGCCACTCGTGATATAGCACGGCGTTTGGTCATTGTGTTCAACACTACTGTTTCGTACACAATtagttaaataaaacattttacaaaacaccATTTCCCAGGCTCCTTTGCGATTAGAACAACAAAAATGGCGATTGAGCTCGGTGTTGGTAGACGTGATGTGAATTGTGAGACGTCCAACAGATGAGCTAAAGGACCGACAACCGACACAGCACTGCAGAAAGATCAATCCCTGCCGTGTCTCCACCTCTCAGCGGCTCTCCGTCTGTACACGAACCGATAAGATGCCGTCTCCCAAGGCTAAAAACCCGTGTCGCAGCGGAGGAAGCCCGGTGCTCGGCAGCTCCAACGGCCGCTACGAGTTCATGTCGCTGACGAAGCCGCTGAACCGGTCCTCGCCGCCGCCGCACCTGCTCCAGCGGCAGGGTTCCGACCCGACCACCGCCCGGCTCCGAGCCTCCGAGAGCCCGACTCGCCGCCGGGGCTCCAGCTCGTCCACGGGCTCGGCCAGCGGCCAGGGGCTCCAAGAAGAGGACGGCATCCGACTCAACCCGTCCTTCGTCCGCGTCGCGCTCAGCTCCCTGCTCGCCATCGACCTGTGGCTGTCCAAGCGGCTGGGGGTGTGCGCCTGCGAGGACTCGTCCTGGGGCAGCGTGCGACCCCTGATGAAGCTCATAGAGATATCCGGACACGGCATCCCCTGGCTGGCCGGCACCGCCTACTGCCTGTACAAGAGCGACAGCACCACGGGACAAGAAGTCATGCTCAACCTCCTCATGGgtaaaacaacacaacttctGTGCATCCcctgtgtttgtctccatcttaCAGAGAGTCCAAACCCAAGGCTGGCAGGAAGCGTCTTTTTGCAGTCAGGTCTGATCTGGGCTCAGATGCAGTATCTGT contains:
- the plpp6 gene encoding polyisoprenoid diphosphate/phosphate phosphohydrolase PLPP6 — translated: MPSPKAKNPCRSGGSPVLGSSNGRYEFMSLTKPLNRSSPPPHLLQRQGSDPTTARLRASESPTRRRGSSSSTGSASGQGLQEEDGIRLNPSFVRVALSSLLAIDLWLSKRLGVCACEDSSWGSVRPLMKLIEISGHGIPWLAGTAYCLYKSDSTTGQEVMLNLLMGLLLDLVLVTIVKAVVRRRRPAHNRMDMFATFSVDRYSFPSGHATRAAMCGRFLLAHLVLAAPLRVLVLLWAGLVGLSRVLLGRHNVTDVMFGFWMGYWQYNLVEMLWLSPQTLQGMMGQLA